Part of the Microcoleus sp. AS-A8 genome, TGAGTGACAAACACAACCGTCCAGCGTTTTTGCTGCCATAGATTCAGTAAATCGCTGTTCAATTTACTGCGAGTCATCTCATCGAGTGCACCGAACGGCTCATCCATCAGCATGATATCTGGCTTCGTCACCAGTGCCCTCGCGATGGATACCCGCATTTTCATGCCGCCGGATAACTCGCGAGGATAGCTGTGTTCAAATCCCGCCAAATCTACTAAGTTAATTGCCTCTTGCACGGCGGCACGGGACTGATGTTTCGCGACACCCGCTAATTTCAAAGGCAGACGCACATTCTCAACCACATTCGCCCAAGGCATCAACGCCGCTTCTTGAAACACGAAAGCCAGTTCGGGTTTTTGTGTACCTTTCCCCAGTTGAATGTGACCAGAACTAATTTTGCCTAACCCTGCAATCAGCCGTAGTACCGTACTTTTACCACATCCTGATGACCCAACCAAACTCACAAATTCACCTTCGCCGATGCTCAGGTTCATGTCTTGTAAGGCTAGAGTTCCATTGGAGTAAAGCTTGTTGACCTGATCAAGGGCGATCGCGCAGCGCTGCGTGGCATAATTCGCAGGGTGAGAGTTCATAGCTTGAGGCAGTGGGTAGGGAAATCTCAGGAATAGACAATTCTCAATTTTTGTAAGCTGCAACACCCTGATTGACAAATTTCAGACTAAACGCATTTTGAGCCTTGGTATCTGACTTAAACATGCCGCCCTTTGCCATCGTATCGAACAAGGACTGCCAGCGAGCTTCTGTCATTGCTCCAATTCCCAATTTTTCAGCGTCTCCAGAGGTAAGAATGCCATACTCTTTCAACTTTTGCAGCCCATAAGCGAGTTGTTCATCCGTCATTTCTGGGTTATCTTTCTTAATCAGCTCATTCCCAGGCGCAGGATTTTCTAAATAGCTGTACCAACCTTTAATTGAAGCATCGACAAACCGCTGTACCAAATCTGGATTTTTCTCAACGAGTTCTCGTTTGGCTTCAATAGTCGTGGCGTAAGGAGTGTAACCGTAATCCGCCAACAGAAACACAACCGGCTCAAACCCGGCTTGCTTGCTAATGATTCGGGGTTCAGAAGTGAGGTAACCCTGTTGAGCAGAAGTCTTATCCGCCAGGAAGGGACCCGGATTAAAATTATAAGGACGCTTTTGATCATCAGTAAAGCCATACTTGCCCTTGAGGAAAGGCCAATAAGTCGTATTCGCCGCTGCCGAAACAAAAATTGGTTTACCTTTGAGGTCTTCTAAGGTTTTGACGCCTGTATTCGGATGAGCAATCAGTACCACGGGGTCTTTTTGGAAGATAGCCGCTACAGTAACTTTAGGAATTCCTGCTTCTACAGCTTTGATGGCATCCGCGCCATACCCCATGAATAAATCTACAGCACCCCCCATGAGTAACTGAGTACCATTAACCTGAGGCCCTCCAGTTTTAATCGTGACATCTAAACCATGTTTTTGATATATTCCTGTGGCAATGGCTTGGTAGAAGCCGCCATGTTCGGCTTGAGCATACCAGTTAGTGCCATAAGTCACTTTATCGAGTTTGTCACGAGAAGCTGGGGAAGTCTGCGGTGAGGGAGCTTGATTGCTAATATTAGTACAAGCAGCAACAATTCCCGACCCAAGTGTCAGGGAACTGTATTGGAGAAACTGGCGGCGATTAATTCGATAAATTTTACTCATAACCTTACATGAATCTAACCCTGAAAATATCAGGAACACTTGTTAGAATCAAGGCTCAGTAAACCATAATTTTAGGCTTATATTCTGCTGAATAGAGGAAGTATCCTTTTATTTAAATCTTTTATAAAAATACTCGCGGTGCCAACTTCATGCCACCGAATCTGATATCCCAGAAAAGTCTACAGCCATCCCTATCCTGCTCTGATCAAGATGGCTGTAGCGCTCACCCCTAGGATCTGCCTGTTTGCACTGGGTTAAAATTACATCCCTGCCTGGATTTGAAATCTCCAATTTAAGGTACGCGGCGGACAGTACATGGGGATGTATTGAGATGTAGAAGTAGGCTGAAAACTTTCACCCGTCATTTGCCTGCGCCAATTTAAGGCATTCGGCTGACGATAGGCTGGGATAGGACGAGGAGTGTAGTTAATAGCGTATCCCCGGTAAATTAATTGCATCATCTGAACCTCTAGATTTAATTATTGTGATTAATTAAAAACTTGCGGTAATTTAGGGGTGTAATGAAGCGCTCACATTCCAGGTTGCCAGGAAATCGCCTACTATCCCTTGGGGAAAAATCGGTTTTATTTTGTACTGTAAACAGGATTCATTCGCTCATTCTGTCACCTTGCATGACCTGCTCAAATCTGATCTAAATCTTTTTAGAAAGAGCCTGCGGTGTTGGGTTCGGTAACAGGAATTCCCCTGGGTTGGCTAGCCTGCTTACGCTTAGGAGAAACACCTCGATAATACAGGTTGTACATGGCTTTAACCGC contains:
- a CDS encoding ABC transporter ATP-binding protein translates to MNSHPANYATQRCAIALDQVNKLYSNGTLALQDMNLSIGEGEFVSLVGSSGCGKSTVLRLIAGLGKISSGHIQLGKGTQKPELAFVFQEAALMPWANVVENVRLPLKLAGVAKHQSRAAVQEAINLVDLAGFEHSYPRELSGGMKMRVSIARALVTKPDIMLMDEPFGALDEMTRSKLNSDLLNLWQQKRWTVVFVTHNIYEAVYLSNRVIVMAPRPGRVVADITIDASYPRNEEFRTSRLCNEYCREVSARLMAAMTSVP
- a CDS encoding ABC transporter substrate-binding protein, with product MSKIYRINRRQFLQYSSLTLGSGIVAACTNISNQAPSPQTSPASRDKLDKVTYGTNWYAQAEHGGFYQAIATGIYQKHGLDVTIKTGGPQVNGTQLLMGGAVDLFMGYGADAIKAVEAGIPKVTVAAIFQKDPVVLIAHPNTGVKTLEDLKGKPIFVSAAANTTYWPFLKGKYGFTDDQKRPYNFNPGPFLADKTSAQQGYLTSEPRIISKQAGFEPVVFLLADYGYTPYATTIEAKRELVEKNPDLVQRFVDASIKGWYSYLENPAPGNELIKKDNPEMTDEQLAYGLQKLKEYGILTSGDAEKLGIGAMTEARWQSLFDTMAKGGMFKSDTKAQNAFSLKFVNQGVAAYKN